One genomic segment of Ferrimonas sp. YFM includes these proteins:
- a CDS encoding FKBP-type peptidyl-prolyl cis-trans isomerase: protein MKTAIKPLIIALAFVSAPSLAEQAQTDTESYAIGASLGNYLNGQLAMQEEFGLSADLEQVLKGFEDAVKGRSSLDKEALIDALNARAQLLNTRKDERKAARLKEVAQASRDYLSDNADKPGVTVTESGLQYEVLVKGEGQLPAREDAVTVHYKGQLVDGTVFQDTRADSDAQPRQVALINSIAGWEEGLQLMPVGSTYKFTIPAELGYGTQGMGAIPPGSALVFEIELIDTNKPGDAHKEMGMGMGMGAMGMGSMSQMFGNQ from the coding sequence ATGAAAACCGCTATCAAACCCCTGATCATCGCCCTGGCTTTCGTTTCTGCTCCCTCACTGGCGGAGCAGGCGCAAACCGACACCGAGTCCTACGCCATCGGCGCCTCCCTGGGCAACTACCTCAATGGCCAGCTGGCCATGCAGGAGGAGTTTGGCCTCAGCGCCGACCTGGAGCAGGTACTCAAAGGGTTCGAGGATGCCGTCAAAGGCCGCTCCTCCCTGGACAAGGAGGCGCTGATCGATGCCCTCAATGCCAGGGCCCAGCTGCTCAATACCCGTAAGGATGAGCGCAAAGCCGCCCGACTGAAAGAGGTGGCCCAGGCCTCCCGCGATTATCTGTCCGATAACGCCGATAAGCCCGGGGTGACCGTGACCGAGTCCGGCCTTCAGTACGAAGTGCTGGTGAAGGGCGAGGGCCAGCTGCCCGCCCGTGAAGACGCGGTCACTGTGCACTACAAGGGCCAACTGGTGGACGGCACCGTGTTTCAGGATACCCGTGCCGACAGTGATGCCCAGCCCCGCCAGGTGGCTCTGATCAACTCCATCGCCGGTTGGGAGGAGGGGCTGCAACTGATGCCTGTGGGCTCCACCTACAAGTTCACCATTCCAGCGGAGCTGGGCTACGGCACCCAGGGGATGGGCGCCATCCCTCCGGGGTCTGCCCTGGTGTTTGAGATTGAGCTTATCGACACCAACAAACCCGGCGATGCCCACAAAGAGATGGGCATGGGCATGGGAATGGGCGCCATGGGCATGGGCTCCATGTCCCAGATGTTTGGCAACCAGTAA